CAACAAGTGAAGGCGCTTCGTCCTCAATAACGGTTACAGCACCAACGACTTCAGGTGATTCAACTAATTCGAAGGCTTGTATTTCTACAGGATCAGATACCACTATATCAGCCTTATCACTGCCTAATCCCCAAATTAAGAATATAACAAGCATAAAACCAATGATGCCGTAACTGACGAGCATTAGGCGGTTATCAGATGCTTCGAGTTTCGTTCGGCGAGAGAAGCTTTGTAGCTCGGCTTGTTGTTCACATTTTGCATTATGGCAATCATAAGCGCGAAGCACATCATCTTCGGGAATATTTAAATAGCGGGCGTAACAACGAATATAGCCACGTATAAAAGTTTGTGAAATATCTTTATTAATAGCATTTTTTTCAATGCTATTAATAACAGATAATTTTAAGTTAATATTATCACTAACTTGCTGCACGCTAACACCTAATGTAATACGCGCATCTCGTAATATCTGACCAGCAGTTATCACGTCGATATTATCTTGCAATTCAGCAGATACATCTGCATTTTTTGAGGCTTCTAAATCAATAGTCATTTGTAATATATTTTTGTGTTTGTGTCGCTAACGGAAATTGGGCTAATAATTGGCGACTGTATACTTCAGCTGCAGCCAAATCATTCTGTTTTTCTGCAATATTAAAACCCAACCAAAGACTGCGTGCGGTTACCTTCGTTACTGACTCATATTTTGTTAATTCTTGCTTGGCCACCGCATAACTAGCCAGCATATAGTGTAATTCAGTAACTGATAACCGTACCTCTAAATTTTGCGGTGCATGTGCAAGTGATGATTGTAAGTAGGTTAATGCCTGCGGTTTATCGCCATTTTCAAGTGCACATCGCCCCGCATTTTCATAACTATTCGCAACTTTATTATAATGAGGAGACGAGATTGCGGTTAAAAATTCGCTCTCTGCTTCATCAAAACGCGCGATTCCACATAGGAAAACACCAAAATTATTATGAATATTACCATTGTCTGGTGCAAGGTTGATGGCATATAAATAGGCTTCTTCGGCTTGTTTATGCTCTTTTACCTTCTGATAGTAATACGCATAAGCTAAATAAATATCCGCATTGTCTGATTCATAATTAACGGCTTTATCAAGATTAATTTTCGCCTGTTGATAGTTTTCAATTTCAATATACTTTAAGGCTAAGGCTAGACGGCTTCGGGCCGCTGCAGTCTTATCAACCGAATTATCACTCAAACCGGCACTGGTTTCAATGTAACTTTGTGTGCTACATCCAGCCAGTGCGACTATCATCAATCCTACTACAACGAAACGTTTCATGCCTAAATCCATCTAGTCAAAAGTATCAGTCACTCATCTTGACTGAAATCGAGTCACCTTGCATCCGTTTTTTTAATGTTCTTTTCGTTCTGTCGATTACATCACCAGCCAATTGTCCACAAGCAGCATCAATATCGTCACCGCGGGTTTTACGAATTGTTACTGTATTTTCGTATTCCATCAGCACTTTATTAAAACGATCGATACGGCTATTACTTGGTTTACCATAGTCACTGCCTGGGAACGGATTAAATGGGATCAAGTTAATTTTACACGGCGTATCTTTTAATAAGTGCGCTAATTCATGAGCTTGATCTGTTGAATCATTCACGTGATCAAGTAATACATACTCAATCGTTACTTTTTTACGATTGGCATTTGATTTGCCAATATAGTTTTTAACGGATGCTAGTAACGTTTCAATATTGTACTTTTTATTAATAGGGACAATCTCGTCACGTAATACATCATTTGGCGCATGTAATGAAATAGCTAATGCAACATCAATTGAATCTGCTAATTTATCTAAAGCAGGTACAACTCCAGACGTAGATACGGTTACACGACGTTTTGATAAACCAAAACCGTAATCGTCTAGCATCAAGTTTAATGCGGGTACCAAGTTTGTCATGTTAAGCAATGGTTCACCCATCCCCATCATTACGACATTGGTGATTGCACGTTTCTTGTTATTAAAGCCGATAACTTGTGTTGCACGCCATACTTGACCAATGATTTCTGATACTCGCAGGTTACGGTTAAAGCCTTGTTGTGCCGTCGAGCAGAATGTACATTCTAGTGCGCAACCAACTTGTGACGATACACAAAGTGTTGCACGATCGCCATCAGGAATATAAACCGTTTCATATTCTTGACCATCAACTTTTAATGCCCATTTAATTGTACCGTCAGCACTACGTTGTTCTTGGCTAATTTCAGGCGCTTCAATAACAGTTTCACGTAATAATTTTTCACGTAACTTTTTATTCAAGTTGGTCATTTCATTAATGTCATCACAGCCTTCATGATAGATCCATTTCATTACTTGATCGGCACGGAATGGTTTTTCGCCAATGTCAGCAAAATATTGGCGCATCGCTTTGCGATCTAAGTCTAATAGATTAATTTTTTTATTACTCATGAAGTGAGCCTCTGTCATTTATTTTATTCGGTTTGAAACAATTTAAGACTCAATTTTAAACAATATTTTAAGAATTGTTGGATAAAAAAGACGATGCTAAAATTGAGGTTTCAGGGCGCGGGATTGTACAAAGTTTAACGCCTAGACGCTAGCGCATTAGCCGAATTAAACAAAATAATTTATTAGTCGTTCTTTTCAATAACCAATATTAAGCTGAGATAACAATAATTAAGACTGAATATCCGCGATAAAAAGGAAATAATATAATATGAAAGGAGGTTGTAATAGGTGGATGAAATCATAAAACCGGGCAGCAAATTAATCACGCATCACTACGCAACGACTTTACAGCCCGTGACACTAATTAATTAGCGTGGACATACTTCATTTTCAGTAAAGAAGTAGGCAATTTCACGTGCAGCTGATTCTTCACTATCTGAACCATGTACCGCATTAAAACGCATGCTCTCAGCATAGTCACAACGTAACGTGCCCGCAGCTGCATTTTCCGGGTTCGTAGTACCCATTAATTCACGGTAGAAAGTGATCGCACTTTCACCTTCTAATACTTGAACCATGATAGGACCAGACGTCATAAAGTCCATTAAAGGTTCGAAGAATACTTTGCCTTTGTGCTCTGCATAAAAACCTTCCGCTTGCTCACGGGTAAGGTGAAGCATTTTTGCCGCAACAACGCTTAAACCACAAGCTTCAATACGAGAGTAAATAGCACCAATTAAATTTTTTCTTACTGCATCAGGCTTAACAATAGAAAAAGTGCGTTGAATTGCCATAATTTTTAACCTTAATTTGAGAAGTTTACTATCTTAGTTTGACTATCTAAGTTGAACAGTTCATGGATAAGATAACCTTTCAAAATAAAGGCTACCTTATTAACATTGACTTTAATTGCATTACAATTTTTAAACAAGTGTTAATCGCGAAAGAACAATGAAATACTGCGTTATGCGAACCTTATCTTCCGTAAATCTGATACATCATCTAATTGATTACATATCAAACTATTTATCGAGTGAATTGAGGTCCAAATCAGTCATCATATTCGTCCCATCATTTGTACTTAGCGGTTCTGGTGTGTTGATATCTGCATCCATTTTATTAGATATCACCTTTTCAAATTTACGTTTTTGCCAAAATTTAATGCAAAACAATATCGCGACAGCTAAAATGAGTAAGGTTAGCAAACTACCTACCACCCACAATAATAAATTCCATTCATTTTCTGATGCTTCTAAACCATCAGCAATCTCATCGGTAGCATTAGCCTGAGATGCTGTTGCTATCGGAATTAACGCACTATCAATAATGATAGGTTTAGGGATAACAAATGCTTCCGATGGCATATTGATAGTAATTTCTCGCCCCGCTTTCGTTGTTGCAAACAAAACCAATTCAATATTATAACCACCGATATGAGTCGGTCGTTCAAACGTATAAAGCTGCTCACTCATATTGGCTTCGCCATAAATAATAAAAGAGTCACGAGGCCCACCATTAACCGATGCTAAACTGCCTTTTATCACAATACTTTCGGGCTGTAACTCTTCAACATCAAAGGTAAGTTTTAATTGTGGATCATTATCGACGAGCAAAGGCAGCATTTGGGTTTTTATTGGCCGAGGGAAAATAACCACATCTTGATTAAAACTACGGGTAAAAGCATTATTTTTTACCGCAACTTCAAACTTATACTTACCGGTGGCTAAATCAAGTTGTAAAAAAGTAGTAAAAATACCATCTTCAGGCACTTCATCGTAAAACACCCCTTTATCATTAAACTTGGCCAGTTCTTGAGAGGTAAAATTAAAGTTTTCGTCTTCTGCTCGATTATAACCATAGGCAGTCATAATCAGTTCAGTATCACGTAAATACGTTGCATTAAGGCGCTTTTTCAAGTGGTGTAGTTCACCACTCACTTTTAAACGTTCTCCACTATAAAGCTGAATAGGTAAACGAGTAACTTGCAGTTGTACATCTGACAATAATTGAATACGGTTATCACCTTGGATCTTACCGAGTGCTTGCCAAGGCCCCGGCATTGGATTTTCAATGGTTATAATGTCATGTTCTTTACCTTCAATCCAATGAACACGATCAGACTTATCCCAAATATAAACCTTACTACCGTCGGGACGAACCAAAATAACCGCTTTAGAAAAACGTTCACGCGCAATAATAAACGTTATTTTCTTAATACCATAATCAACACGAAAGCGGTTATCCAATAACGCGATATCACTTGTCTGATAAACATTAGTTTGATAAACACTTTTAGCTGAAGTAAAAGTACTGATGCTAACAGCACCAATAAATGCCAATAACAACCAAATATTACGCATTTTTGTCCTTACCTAGTGTACTTGCCACAATGCATCACCAACGATGCCAAGTCGTTCATCATGCGCTTTCAATTCATCATCTGTTGCTTGCACCACTTTCAATAACGTTCGGGTTGCAGCAAGTCGACGAATACCATTCCCACCTTGTGAATTAGCACCGTCTTGCGATAAGTTCAACTTAGTTTGGCCACCTGTCATAAACAGATAGACTTCTGCCAAAATCTCCGCGTCCAGTAATGCCCCATGCAGGGTACGGTGCGAGTTATCAATACCATAACGGGTACACAACACATCTAAGTTGTTTCGTTTACCCGGAAAAAGTTTCTTAGCTATAGCTAATGTATCGGTAATCTTACAAATTTCTTTAGTTTCAGGTAGACCTTTATTTAGTAATCTAAATTCATGGTCCAGAAAGTTGATATCAAACGACGCGTTGTGAGCGACCAGTTCTGCTCCATCAATAAAGGCAATAAATTCGTCTGCGATGGTAGAAAAAGCGGGCTTGTCTTGTAAGAATTCATCGGTAATGCCGTGTACCGCGATCGCCTCAGGATCAACCAAACGGTCAGGCTTGATATAAACATGATAAGTACGCCCCGTTGGACGACGATTGAACAACTCAATACAACCAATTTCAATCACGCGGTGACCAATGTGTACACCACCCGCGCCAGTATTCATACCGGTTGTTTCGGTATCAAAAACAATAACGCGACCTGCGCCCTGTATTAACTCTGCATTGTCCAACGACATAAATCTCACCACCTAAATTAAACTGTCGCTATTCTAATATGAATTAGCGTTCGATTCACCTGATACAGTCGTAAAATCGTCAAGAAAGGTTAAGAGAGTTTATGTGGTAATTTTTGTGTCGCCCCTGTCGGCATAAAACGACGATTAGTTCGACTCATTTGCCACCAATTTTTAACGGGAGATATCGGCGTTCGACGTTTACGCGCGACAATAAAGTAAACCGACAAGAATGAAGGGAAATGCATTTGACCAATACTCTCTGACCACCAGGTTAATGGTTTTTTACCTAAAAAAGACGTAAAGCCAAAGCGTTCATCTTGAATAATTTCAAAACCGAGTAATTCAAGCCAATCTTTAATACGTGCAGGGGTAAACATTCGGCCCGACCAAGGAGGGTGGTTACGCTTCACGCCAAGTAGTTTAACTAGACCACATAATGATAGCGGATTATAACCACTTAAGATCAGGTAGCCATCACCCGTTAAGACTCGCTCAACCTCCCGTAATACTTGATGCGGATCGGCAGAGAAATCCAATGATTGGGTT
This Moritella sp. 5 DNA region includes the following protein-coding sequences:
- a CDS encoding RodZ domain-containing protein produces the protein MTIDLEASKNADVSAELQDNIDVITAGQILRDARITLGVSVQQVSDNINLKLSVINSIEKNAINKDISQTFIRGYIRCYARYLNIPEDDVLRAYDCHNAKCEQQAELQSFSRRTKLEASDNRLMLVSYGIIGFMLVIFLIWGLGSDKADIVVSDPVEIQAFELVESPEVVGAVTVIEDEAPSLVAPAQDVTEPTVDLVEKVALAVVAEQPAATTSSITNILDNKVIAPQPLLLTFVGDCWVQIKDSNGKTLSTGVRKAGQTIQLQGLAPLSIKLGAPEQVTMSYAGELVDLSTFRQGRLAKFKLPFEA
- the pilW gene encoding type IV pilus biogenesis/stability protein PilW codes for the protein MKRFVVVGLMIVALAGCSTQSYIETSAGLSDNSVDKTAAARSRLALALKYIEIENYQQAKINLDKAVNYESDNADIYLAYAYYYQKVKEHKQAEEAYLYAINLAPDNGNIHNNFGVFLCGIARFDEAESEFLTAISSPHYNKVANSYENAGRCALENGDKPQALTYLQSSLAHAPQNLEVRLSVTELHYMLASYAVAKQELTKYESVTKVTARSLWLGFNIAEKQNDLAAAEVYSRQLLAQFPLATQTQKYITNDY
- a CDS encoding bifunctional tRNA (adenosine(37)-C2)-methyltransferase TrmG/ribosomal RNA large subunit methyltransferase RlmN, translated to MSNKKINLLDLDRKAMRQYFADIGEKPFRADQVMKWIYHEGCDDINEMTNLNKKLREKLLRETVIEAPEISQEQRSADGTIKWALKVDGQEYETVYIPDGDRATLCVSSQVGCALECTFCSTAQQGFNRNLRVSEIIGQVWRATQVIGFNNKKRAITNVVMMGMGEPLLNMTNLVPALNLMLDDYGFGLSKRRVTVSTSGVVPALDKLADSIDVALAISLHAPNDVLRDEIVPINKKYNIETLLASVKNYIGKSNANRKKVTIEYVLLDHVNDSTDQAHELAHLLKDTPCKINLIPFNPFPGSDYGKPSNSRIDRFNKVLMEYENTVTIRKTRGDDIDAACGQLAGDVIDRTKRTLKKRMQGDSISVKMSD
- the ndk gene encoding nucleoside-diphosphate kinase — protein: MAIQRTFSIVKPDAVRKNLIGAIYSRIEACGLSVVAAKMLHLTREQAEGFYAEHKGKVFFEPLMDFMTSGPIMVQVLEGESAITFYRELMGTTNPENAAAGTLRCDYAESMRFNAVHGSDSEESAAREIAYFFTENEVCPR
- a CDS encoding TIGR03503 family protein, which codes for MRNIWLLLAFIGAVSISTFTSAKSVYQTNVYQTSDIALLDNRFRVDYGIKKITFIIARERFSKAVILVRPDGSKVYIWDKSDRVHWIEGKEHDIITIENPMPGPWQALGKIQGDNRIQLLSDVQLQVTRLPIQLYSGERLKVSGELHHLKKRLNATYLRDTELIMTAYGYNRAEDENFNFTSQELAKFNDKGVFYDEVPEDGIFTTFLQLDLATGKYKFEVAVKNNAFTRSFNQDVVIFPRPIKTQMLPLLVDNDPQLKLTFDVEELQPESIVIKGSLASVNGGPRDSFIIYGEANMSEQLYTFERPTHIGGYNIELVLFATTKAGREITINMPSEAFVIPKPIIIDSALIPIATASQANATDEIADGLEASENEWNLLLWVVGSLLTLLILAVAILFCIKFWQKRKFEKVISNKMDADINTPEPLSTNDGTNMMTDLDLNSLDK
- the dnaQ gene encoding DNA polymerase III subunit epsilon — its product is MSLDNAELIQGAGRVIVFDTETTGMNTGAGGVHIGHRVIEIGCIELFNRRPTGRTYHVYIKPDRLVDPEAIAVHGITDEFLQDKPAFSTIADEFIAFIDGAELVAHNASFDINFLDHEFRLLNKGLPETKEICKITDTLAIAKKLFPGKRNNLDVLCTRYGIDNSHRTLHGALLDAEILAEVYLFMTGGQTKLNLSQDGANSQGGNGIRRLAATRTLLKVVQATDDELKAHDERLGIVGDALWQVH
- a CDS encoding class I SAM-dependent methyltransferase, translating into MLIKPAHHKHEIAIPHYWNDLPMGGWLASQIQARLDVWCPKIFGYHLLKLGSLSGELNCFGSSIQHQVTATSEQGVGGVFIDPAHLPFQENCIDACILTQSLDFSADPHQVLREVERVLTGDGYLILSGYNPLSLCGLVKLLGVKRNHPPWSGRMFTPARIKDWLELLGFEIIQDERFGFTSFLGKKPLTWWSESIGQMHFPSFLSVYFIVARKRRTPISPVKNWWQMSRTNRRFMPTGATQKLPHKLS